One genomic window of Glycine soja cultivar W05 chromosome 9, ASM419377v2, whole genome shotgun sequence includes the following:
- the LOC114367725 gene encoding uncharacterized protein LOC114367725: protein MSSLRLALCCVVVVLGALPHFSYAQLDPSFYDSTCSNVTSIVREVLSNVSQSDPRILASLIRLHFHDCFVQGCDASILLNDTDTIVSEQSAVPNNNSIRGLDVVNQIKTAVENACPGIVSCADILALAAQISSDLANGPVWQVPLGRRDSLTANQTLANQNLPAPTFTIDQLIESFGNQSLNITDLVALSGAHTIGRAQCRFFVDRLYNFSNTGNPDPTLNTTLLQSLQGICPNGGPGTNLTNLDLTTPDTFDSNYYSNLQLQNGLLQSDQELLSANNTDIVAIVNNFISNQTLFFENFKASMIKMGNIGVLTGSQGEIRSQCNSVNGNSSGLTTTATKESSQDSMVMDLDYTYGVYTLSLHLPSSSGRKMRCFGLVVIGLVVVLGGLPFSSNAGLDPFFYKKSCPQVHFIVFRVVEKVSRTDTRMPASLVRLFFHDCFVQGCDASILLNNTATIVSEQQALPNNNSIRGLDVVNEIKTELEQVCPGVVSCADILTLAAEVSSVLAHGPFLKFPLGRRDSLTANRTLANENLPAPFFNLTQLKAAFAVQGLDTTDLVALSGAHSFGRAHCFFILDRLYNFSGTGRPDPTLDTTYLQQLRQICPQGGPNNLLNFDPTTPDTLDKNYYSNLKVKKGLLQSDQELFSTPGADTISIVNKFSSDQIAFFKSFSASMIKMGNIGVLTGKKGEIRKQCNFVNKKSAELDIGIVASESEEGVVSSI, encoded by the exons atgagttCCCTTCGTCTGGCTTTATGCTGTGTGGTGGTAGTGCTTGGAGCACTACCACACTTCTCATATGCACAGCTAGATCCTTCATTTTACGATAGCACATGTTCAAATGTGACTTCAATCGTACGTGAGGTGCTCTCAAATGTCTCCCAGTCTGATCCCCGCATACTTGCAAGTCTCATCAGGCTCCATTTTCACGACTGTTTTGTTCAG GGGTGTGACGCATCAATTCTGCTGAACGACACGGACACGATCGTGAGCGAGCAAAGTGCAGTGCCAAACAACAACTCAATAAGAGGTTTGGATGTTGTGAACCAGATCAAGACTGCAGTGGAAAATGCTTGTCCCGGCATAGTTTCTTGTGCTGATATTCTTGCTCTTGCAGCTCAAATATCTTCTGATCtg GCTAATGGTCCTGTTTGGCAAGTTCCATTGGGAAGAAGGGATAGTTTGACAGCAAATCAAACCCTTGCTAACCAAAATCTTCCGGCTCCTACTTTTACCATTGATCAACTTATCGAATCATTTGGTAATCAAAGCCTCAACATTACTGATCTAGTTGCACTTTCAG gtgCTCATACAATTGGTAGAGCTCAATGCAGATTTTTTGTTGATCGATTATACAATTTCAGCAACACTGGCAACCCAGATCCTACTCTAAACACAACTCTCTTACAATCATTGCAAGGAATATGTCCAAATGGTGGACCTGGCACTAATCTCACCAATTTGGACTTAACCACTCCAGACACATTCGACTCCAACTATTACTCCAATCTTCAACTTCAAAATGGCTTGCTTCAGAGTGATCAAGAGTTGCTTAGTGCAAATAATACGGATATCGTTGCCATTGTCAACAATTTCATTAGTAACCaaactcttttctttgaaaactttAAGGCGTCAATGATAAAAATGGGCAACATTGGAGTGCTAACGGGATCACAAGGAGAAATCCGATCGCAATGTAATTCTGTGAATGGAAATTCTTCCGGACTTACTACTACTGCCACCAAAGAATCATCACAAGATAGCATGGTTA TGGACTTGGATTATACATATGGGGTGTACACATTATCACTGCACCTTCCTTCTTCAAGTG gcAGAAAAATGAGGTGTTTTGGTCTTGTAGTGATAGGTCTAGTGGTTGTGCTTGGAGGGTTACCCTTCTCTTCAAATGCAGGATTAGATCCCTTCTTTTACAAGAAGAGTTGTCCCCAGGTGCATTTCATTGTATTTAGAGTCGTAGAGAAAGTTTCAAGAACCGATACACGTATGCCTGCCAGCCTCGTCAGGCTTTTCTTTCATGACTGCTTTGTTCAA GGCTGTGACGCATCAATTTTGTTGAACAACACAGCCACCATAGTGAGTGAGCAACAAGCTCTGCCAAACAACAACTCAATAAGAGGTTTGGATGTTGTAAACGAAATCAAGACAGAGTTGGAACAAGTTTGCCCTGGTGTAGTTTCTTGCGCTGATATTCTTACCCTTGCAGCTGAAGTATCTTCTGTTCTG GCTCATGGTCCTTTTTTGAAATTCCCCTTGGGAAGGAGAGATAGTTTAACAGCAAACCGAACCCTTGCCAATGAAAACCTTCCTGCTCCTTTCTTCAACCTCACTCAACTTAAAGCTGCCTTTGCTGTTCAAGGTCTCGACACTACTGATCTTGTTGCACTCTCAG GTGCTCATTCATTTGGTAGAGCTCACTGCTTTTTCATTCTAGACCGATTGTACAATTTCAGTGGTACTGGCAGACCCGATCCAACTCTTGACACAACTTACTTGCAACAATTGCGCCAAATATGCCCCCAAGGTGGACCTAACAACCTTTTGAATTTTGACCCAACCACTCCTGATACATTGGACAAGAACTACTACTCCAATCTTAAGGTTAAGAAGGGTTTGCTCCAGAGTGATCAAGAGTTGTTCTCAACACCTGGTGCTGATACCATCAGCATTGTCAACAAGTTCAGTAGTGACCAAATAGCTTTCTTTAAGAGCTTTTCCGCTTCGATGATTAAAATGGGAAACATTGGTGTGCTAACTGGGAAGAAAGGAGAAATCAGAAAACAATGTAACTTTGTTAACAAGAAATCTGCTGAACTTGATATAGGTATTGTGGCATCCGAATCAGAGGAGGGTGTGGTTAGCTCAATATAA
- the LOC114367723 gene encoding U3 snoRNP-associated protein-like EMB2271 produces the protein MPRKKKAHDPFFTNDSRKRQKQNKKLDEDEEEDAEIESDFDEDGFFAGGGGGEEQEEEETGAEVRKRLAQDLLQRVRKSAQKGEEEEDDEEEKDEEGARDSLVAQKLLKEQNEESGRVRRSLASRVKVSGDEGFRVLAKHRHSVTAVALSEDDSKGFSASKDGTIMQWDVNSGQCERYKWPSDSVLKSHGLKDPQGSATRQSKQALALAASSDGRYLATGGLDRHIHIWDTRTREHLQSFPGHRGPVSCLTFRQGTSELFSGSFDRTIKIWNVEDRTYMSTLFGHQSEVLSIDCLRKERVLTAGRDRSMQLFKVHEESRLVFRAPASSLECCCFVGNDELFSGSDDGSIELWTVMRKKPIYILRNAHALPVDSMKSDQKDSEKLPNGNLENGYNHPKDHHCLSVFSWVSAVSVCRNSDLAASGAGNGSVRLWEIESDTKDIKSLCNVPLAGFVNSLAFAKSGEFLVAGVGQEPRLGRWGRNPEARNGVSILPLKL, from the exons ATGCCGCGCAAGAAGAAGGCTCACGATCCATTCTTCACCAACGATTCGCGAAAGCGCCAAAAACAGAACAAAAAACTTGacgaagatgaagaagaagacgCCGAGATAGAAAGCGACTTCGATGAAGACGGCTTCTTCgccggcggcggcggcggtgaGGAGCAGGAGGAGGAAGAGACCGGCGCGGAGGTGCGGAAGAGACTCGCGCAGGACCTTCTCCAAAGGGTTCGGAAAAGCGCGCAGAAAGGAGAGGAAGAAgaggatgatgaagaagaaaaagacgaAGAAGGAGCAAGAGACTCGCTCGTAGCTCAAAAGTTGTTAAAGGAGCAAAACGAGGAAAGTGGGCGCGTCAGAAGAAGCCTTGCTTCAAG GGTGAAAGTGAGTGGTGATGAAGGATTTAGGGTGTTGGCGAAGCACCGGCATAGTGTGACGGCGGTGGCTCTATCTGAGGATGATTCGAAGGGTTTTTCGGCGTCGAAAGACGGAACAATTATGCAGTGGGATGTGAATAGTGGGCAATGTGAGAGGTATAAGTGGCCCAGTGATTCGGTGTTGAAGTCTCATGGGTTGAAGGATCCGCAAGGTTCGGCTACAAGGCAAAGTAAACAAGCATTGGCTTTGGCTGCGAGCTCGGACGGTCGCTATTTGGCAACCGGAGGCCTTGATCGCCATATTCATATATGGGATACTCGCACCAGAGAGCATCTTCAG TCTTTTCCAGGTCACAGAGGTCCTGTTTCCTGTCTGACTTTCAGGCAAGGAACTTCAGAGCTTTTTTCTGGTTCATTTGATCGGACAATTAAGATATGGAATGTTGAAGACAGAACTTACATGAGCACTCTATTTGGCCACCAAAGTGAAGTATTAAGTATTGATTGCTTACGCAAAGAAAGGGTACTGACTGCTGGACGTGATCGAAGCATGCAATTGTTTAAG GTTCATGAAGAGTCACGTCTTGTATTTCGTGCTCCTGCATCCTCCTTGGAATGCTGTTGTTTTGTTGGTAATGATGAACTCTTTTCTGGTTCGGATGATGGAAGCATTGAACTTTGGACTGTAATGCGAAAGAAGCCTATTTACATTTTGAGGAATGCACACGCATTACCGGTGGATAGCATGAAATCTGACCAAAAGGACAGTGAAAAACTCCCCAATGGTAACTTAg AAAATGGTTACAACCATCCCAAGGATCATCATTGTTTGTCAGTATTCTCTTGGGTCAGTGCGGTCAGTGTTTGTAGAAACAGCGACCTTGCTGCATCTGGGGCTGGCAATGGTTCTGTTCGATTATGGGAAATTGAAAGTGATACCAAAGACATTAAGTCTCTTTGTAATGTGCCATTG GCTGGGTTTGTGAATTCCTTGGCTTTTGCAAAATCAGGAGAATTCTTAGTTGCTGGAGTTGGACAG GAACCTCGTCTAGGAAGGTGGGGACGTAACCCTGAAGCTCGAAATGGAGTTTCAATTCTTCCTCTTAAGTTGTGA
- the LOC114367170 gene encoding serine/threonine-protein phosphatase 6 regulatory subunit 3-like isoform X2, which translates to MQYVQAHQEIVKKLVELIGITSIMEVLIRLIGADENMYVSHVDAMQWIEDTNVLEMIVDKFSSSDSPEVHANAAETLCAITRFAPTGLSAKISSPSFIGRLFHHALEVSRPKSVLVNSLSVCISLLDPKRHTFGAYYTYNRQMTNGSTVTANPETVEGMLESLGDLLKLLDVSSAENLLLTTFGKLQPPLGKHRLKIVEFISVLVTVGGEAAERKLIDLGAVQRIIHLFFEYPYNNFLHHHVENIIMSCLESKNSSLLEHLLRDCDFVGKIIQAEKQFTLEADTNKPTIPAEGKSAPRIGCIGHLTRISNKLVQLGNNNSVIQEHLQGNSEWKDWYLSVLSNRNAVENVYQWSCGRPTALHDRNRDSDEDDYQDRDYDVAALANNLSQAFRYGIYNNEDIEEVHGSLERDDEDVYFDDESAEVVISSLRLGDDHESGSLFTNSNWFAFEEDRDRVANERSTGSLASPSPNADEVFVKASGDVVVAGEDEELADTATSPEAGLKLEHGGTDKPVEWVEWRESSDANDPSDVLPNGELEIEPGNSNPGLAESSSSSSSVALTKDEQIATDEPSASLNNSSIETSESNKDKTEPTLGVDNPSSGASASVNEPVTEVGGDSNKNTTDNKKAVDELVTEVGGDSNKDTTDNKKAADELVAEVGGDSNKDTTDNKKAVDELVAEVGGDSNKDTTDDKKAVDESVNEVGGDSNKDTTDNKKAVDGSVTEVGGDSNKDTTDNKMGVKHE; encoded by the exons GCTCACCAGGAAATTGTGAAGAAACTAGTTGAGTTGATTGGAATTACATCTATCATGGAG GTTTTGATACGCTTGATTGGTGCTGATGAAAATATGTATGTAAGTCATGTGGATGCAATGCAGTGGATTGAAGATACTAATGTGCTTGAGATGATTGTGGATAAATTCAGTTCTTCA GACTCTCCAGAAGTGCATGCTAATGCAGCAGAAACTCTCTGTGCTATTACTCGATTTGCTCCAACAGGGCTTTCTGCCAAAATCTCCAGCCCGAG CTTTATAGGAAGATTATTCCATCATGCTCTTGAAGTCTCTCGGCCAAAATCTGTTCTCGTTAACTCTTTATCTGTATGCATATCTTTGCTAGACCCCAAGAGACATACTTTTGGCGCTTATTATACATATAACCGCCAAATGACTAATGGATCTACTGTGACTGCAAATCCTGAGACTGTTGAAGGCATGCTTGAAAGCCTAG GTGATTTACTCAAGCTCTTAGATGTTTCTTCTGCTGAAAATCTCTTGCTAACTACTTTTGGCAAGTTACAACCACCTCTTGGTAAACATCGTTTAAAG ATTGTAGAGTTTATATCAGTTTTAGTAACTGTTGGTGGTGAAGCTGCTGAGAGGAAATTGATTGATCTTGGAGCAGTACAAAGAATTATTCACTTGTTCTTTGA GTACCcatacaataactttttgcatCACCACGTGGAAAACATTATAATGTCTTGCTTGGAGAGTAAAAATTCTTCTCTTCTGGAACATCTTCTCCGTGATTGTGATTTTGTTGGGAAAATTATACAAGCAGAAAAGCAATTCACGTTGGAAGCTGATACAAATAAG CCAACAATACCTGCTGAGGGTAAATCAGCACCCAGGATAGGATGCATAGGACACTTAACCCGTATATCTAACAAACTTGTCCAGTTAGGGAATAACAACAGTGTGATTCAGGAACATTTGCAG GGAAATAGTGAATGGAAAGATTGGTACCTGAGTGTTTTATCTAATCGCAATGCTGTGGAAAATGTCTATCAATGGTCGTGTGG GAGACCAACAGCGTTGCATGACAGAAATAGGGATAGTGACGAGGATGATTATCAAGATCGGGACTATGATGTTGCTGCATTAGCTAATAATTTGAGTCAGGCCTTCCGTTATGGCATTTACAAtaatgaagacattgaagag GTACATGGCTCTCTTGAACGAGATGATGAG GATGTCTATTTTGATGATGAATCTGCAGAAGTTGTTATATCTTCTTTGCGGTTGGGAGATGACCATGAAAG TGGGTCTCTATTCACAAATTCCAACTGGTTTGCTTTCGAGGAGGATAGAGATCGGGTTGCCAATGAACGCTCAACAGGTTCCCTTGCTTCTCCATCACCTAATGCTGATGAGGTTTTTGTAAAAGCCAGTGGGGATGTTGTTGTTGCTGGTGAAGATGAGGAGTTAGCTGACACTGCAACATCTCCAGAAGCAGGACTAAAATTAGAACATGGTGGGACCGATAAACCAGTTGAGTGGGTTGAGTGGAGGGAATCTTCAGATGCCAATGACCCTTCTGATGTTCTTCCCAATGGAGAACTTGAGATAGAACCTGGGAACAGTAATCCTGGTCTAGccgaatcatcatcttcatcatccaGTGTTGCATTAACAAAGGATGAGCAGATAGCTACTGATGAGCCATCAGCTTCTCTCAATAACTCAAGCATTGAAACCTCTGAGAGTAACAAGGACAAAACTGAGCCGACTCTAGGAGTTGATAATCCAAGTTCAGGGGCATCCGCTTCTGTGAATGAGCCAGTCACTGAGGTTGGAGGAGACAGTAACAAGAACACAACTGACAACAAAAAAGCTGTGGATGAGTTGGTCACTGAGGTTGGAGGAGACAGTAACAAGGACACAACTGACAACAAAAAAGCTGCGGATGAGTTGGTCGCTGAGGTTGGAGGAGACAGTAACAAGGACACAACTGACAACAAAAAAGCTGTGGATGAGTTGGTCGCTGAGGTTGGAGGAGACAGTAACAAGGACACAACTGATGACAAAAAAGCTGTGGATGAGTCGGTCAATGAGGTTGGAGGAGACAGTAACAAGGACACAACTGACAATAAAAAAGCTGTGGATGGGTCAGTCACTGAGGTTGGAGGAGACAGTAACAAGGACACAACTGACAACAAAATGGGAGTCAAACATGAATAG
- the LOC114367170 gene encoding serine/threonine-protein phosphatase 6 regulatory subunit 3-like isoform X3, whose amino-acid sequence MLAHQEIVKKLVELIGITSIMEVLIRLIGADENMYVSHVDAMQWIEDTNVLEMIVDKFSSSDSPEVHANAAETLCAITRFAPTGLSAKISSPSFIGRLFHHALEVSRPKSVLVNSLSVCISLLDPKRHTFGAYYTYNRQMTNGSTVTANPETVEGMLESLGDLLKLLDVSSAENLLLTTFGKLQPPLGKHRLKIVEFISVLVTVGGEAAERKLIDLGAVQRIIHLFFEYPYNNFLHHHVENIIMSCLESKNSSLLEHLLRDCDFVGKIIQAEKQFTLEADTNKPTIPAEGKSAPRIGCIGHLTRISNKLVQLGNNNSVIQEHLQGNSEWKDWYLSVLSNRNAVENVYQWSCGRPTALHDRNRDSDEDDYQDRDYDVAALANNLSQAFRYGIYNNEDIEEVHGSLERDDEDVYFDDESAEVVISSLRLGDDHESGSLFTNSNWFAFEEDRDRVANERSTGSLASPSPNADEVFVKASGDVVVAGEDEELADTATSPEAGLKLEHGGTDKPVEWVEWRESSDANDPSDVLPNGELEIEPGNSNPGLAESSSSSSSVALTKDEQIATDEPSASLNNSSIETSESNKDKTEPTLGVDNPSSGASASVNEPVTEVGGDSNKNTTDNKKAVDELVTEVGGDSNKDTTDNKKAADELVAEVGGDSNKDTTDNKKAVDELVAEVGGDSNKDTTDDKKAVDESVNEVGGDSNKDTTDNKKAVDGSVTEVGGDSNKDTTDNKMGVKHE is encoded by the exons GCTCACCAGGAAATTGTGAAGAAACTAGTTGAGTTGATTGGAATTACATCTATCATGGAG GTTTTGATACGCTTGATTGGTGCTGATGAAAATATGTATGTAAGTCATGTGGATGCAATGCAGTGGATTGAAGATACTAATGTGCTTGAGATGATTGTGGATAAATTCAGTTCTTCA GACTCTCCAGAAGTGCATGCTAATGCAGCAGAAACTCTCTGTGCTATTACTCGATTTGCTCCAACAGGGCTTTCTGCCAAAATCTCCAGCCCGAG CTTTATAGGAAGATTATTCCATCATGCTCTTGAAGTCTCTCGGCCAAAATCTGTTCTCGTTAACTCTTTATCTGTATGCATATCTTTGCTAGACCCCAAGAGACATACTTTTGGCGCTTATTATACATATAACCGCCAAATGACTAATGGATCTACTGTGACTGCAAATCCTGAGACTGTTGAAGGCATGCTTGAAAGCCTAG GTGATTTACTCAAGCTCTTAGATGTTTCTTCTGCTGAAAATCTCTTGCTAACTACTTTTGGCAAGTTACAACCACCTCTTGGTAAACATCGTTTAAAG ATTGTAGAGTTTATATCAGTTTTAGTAACTGTTGGTGGTGAAGCTGCTGAGAGGAAATTGATTGATCTTGGAGCAGTACAAAGAATTATTCACTTGTTCTTTGA GTACCcatacaataactttttgcatCACCACGTGGAAAACATTATAATGTCTTGCTTGGAGAGTAAAAATTCTTCTCTTCTGGAACATCTTCTCCGTGATTGTGATTTTGTTGGGAAAATTATACAAGCAGAAAAGCAATTCACGTTGGAAGCTGATACAAATAAG CCAACAATACCTGCTGAGGGTAAATCAGCACCCAGGATAGGATGCATAGGACACTTAACCCGTATATCTAACAAACTTGTCCAGTTAGGGAATAACAACAGTGTGATTCAGGAACATTTGCAG GGAAATAGTGAATGGAAAGATTGGTACCTGAGTGTTTTATCTAATCGCAATGCTGTGGAAAATGTCTATCAATGGTCGTGTGG GAGACCAACAGCGTTGCATGACAGAAATAGGGATAGTGACGAGGATGATTATCAAGATCGGGACTATGATGTTGCTGCATTAGCTAATAATTTGAGTCAGGCCTTCCGTTATGGCATTTACAAtaatgaagacattgaagag GTACATGGCTCTCTTGAACGAGATGATGAG GATGTCTATTTTGATGATGAATCTGCAGAAGTTGTTATATCTTCTTTGCGGTTGGGAGATGACCATGAAAG TGGGTCTCTATTCACAAATTCCAACTGGTTTGCTTTCGAGGAGGATAGAGATCGGGTTGCCAATGAACGCTCAACAGGTTCCCTTGCTTCTCCATCACCTAATGCTGATGAGGTTTTTGTAAAAGCCAGTGGGGATGTTGTTGTTGCTGGTGAAGATGAGGAGTTAGCTGACACTGCAACATCTCCAGAAGCAGGACTAAAATTAGAACATGGTGGGACCGATAAACCAGTTGAGTGGGTTGAGTGGAGGGAATCTTCAGATGCCAATGACCCTTCTGATGTTCTTCCCAATGGAGAACTTGAGATAGAACCTGGGAACAGTAATCCTGGTCTAGccgaatcatcatcttcatcatccaGTGTTGCATTAACAAAGGATGAGCAGATAGCTACTGATGAGCCATCAGCTTCTCTCAATAACTCAAGCATTGAAACCTCTGAGAGTAACAAGGACAAAACTGAGCCGACTCTAGGAGTTGATAATCCAAGTTCAGGGGCATCCGCTTCTGTGAATGAGCCAGTCACTGAGGTTGGAGGAGACAGTAACAAGAACACAACTGACAACAAAAAAGCTGTGGATGAGTTGGTCACTGAGGTTGGAGGAGACAGTAACAAGGACACAACTGACAACAAAAAAGCTGCGGATGAGTTGGTCGCTGAGGTTGGAGGAGACAGTAACAAGGACACAACTGACAACAAAAAAGCTGTGGATGAGTTGGTCGCTGAGGTTGGAGGAGACAGTAACAAGGACACAACTGATGACAAAAAAGCTGTGGATGAGTCGGTCAATGAGGTTGGAGGAGACAGTAACAAGGACACAACTGACAATAAAAAAGCTGTGGATGGGTCAGTCACTGAGGTTGGAGGAGACAGTAACAAGGACACAACTGACAACAAAATGGGAGTCAAACATGAATAG